One segment of Dermochelys coriacea isolate rDerCor1 chromosome 27, rDerCor1.pri.v4, whole genome shotgun sequence DNA contains the following:
- the LOC119849076 gene encoding keratin, type I cytoskeletal 13-like, producing MSRSTKTTITSSSVVGSGGRSSSGGGGGHSSSSSRRITSGGSFSGRSYGGGGSRCGYGGGISIGGYGGGISSGSCGGGIGGGSYGGGISSGNYGGGFGSSCGGFGGFDGGYGGGSFGGGVGFGGVGFGGDDTGILSNNEKITMQTLNNRLASYLNNVRALEEQNANLENLIKEWYQKQGPTAILKDYSHYYGEIEELNNRIVNSSVDLNKIILNIDNTRMTIEDFKLKYETELGLRQSVEGDINGLRPLLDQLTLTRSDLELEFETLKEELISLKKNHEEEIKGLQPQTSGDVNVEVNATPGYDLTEVLNDLRKEYEHLIENNRREVEKWYETKITEVHREVHSNGKDIESSSKQVTELRHDYQNMEIELQSHLSTVQSLQSSLADTESRYNIQLQQIQSIIVSVEEELASIRCEIDNQNHEYRLLLGIKNQLEQEIAQYRHLLDEGHQDISVQREGGGTSLGGGRAIGGGRSGGRTGGSSITYGGSTGGGRGGDISLGDGTGGSGGRSCGITGGGERILGANSSSSHSYSSSYGHASSQPSKSGESYAYSRKSFD from the exons ATGAGTCGTAGCACTAAGACTACGATTACCTCTTCTTCAGTGGTTGGAAGTGGAGGACGTAGCTccagtggaggtggtggtgggcaTTCTTCAAGCTCCTCTAGAAGGATAACCAGTGGTGGAAGCTTTTCTGGTAGAAGTTATGGTGGAGGAGGTTCCAGATGTGGTTACGGAGGGGGAATAAGCATTGGTGGTTATGGAGGAGGAATAAGCAGTGGCAGTTGTGGAGGGGGAATAGGTGGTGGTAGTTATGGAGGGGGAATAAGCAGTGGTAATTATGGagggggctttggatcaagttGTGGTGGCTTCGGGGGATTTGATGGCGGTTATGGAGGTGGCAGCTTTGGTGGAGGTGTTGGCTTTGGTGGAGTTGGCTTTGGTGGCGATGATACTGGCATCCTCTCCAACAACGAAAAGATAACCATGCAGACTCTTAATAACCGCCTGGCTTCTTACCTGAATAACGTGCGAGCTTTGGAAGAACAAAATGCTAATCTTGAGAATTTAATCAAAGAATGGTATCAGAAGCAAGGTCCAACTGCTATATTAAAGGACTACAGTCACTATTATGGAGAAATTGAAGAACTTAACAATCGG ATTGTTAATTCATCTGTGGATCTTAACAAGATCATTCTGAACATTGATAACACTAGGATGACTATTGAAGACTTTAAACTGAA ATATGAGACTGAATTGGGTCTCCGCCAGAGTGTGGAGGGTGATATTAATGGCTTACGCCCTCTGTTGGACCAACTGACCCTAACCAGGTCTGACCTGGAGTTAGAGTTTGAAACCCTGAAGGAGGAACTGATTTCTCTCAAGAAGAATCACGAGGAG GAAATTAAAGGACTGCAACCACAGACCAGTGGTGATGTTAATGTGGAGGTCAATGCTACTCCAGGCTACGATCtgacagaagtgctaaatgacttgaGAAAAGAATACGAGCATCTCATTGAGAACAACCGTAGAGAGGTGGAAAAATGGTATGAAACCAAG ATAACAGAAGTTCATCGAGAAGTCCACTCGAATGGTAAGGACATAGAGTCAAGCAGCAAACAGGTCACAGAGTTGAGACATGACTATCAGAACATGGAAATTGAGCTGCAGTCCCACCTCAGCACG GTACAGTCTTTGCAGTCCTCCTTGGCTGATACAGAAAGTCGCTACAACATACAGCTACAACAGATCCAGAGCATTATTGTCTCTGTGGAAGAAGAACTGGCAAGTATCCGATGTGAAATAGATAATCAGAATCACGAGTACAGGCTGCTCCTTGGCATCAAGAACCAGCTGGAACAGGAGATCGCTCAGTATCGGCATCTGCTTGATGAAGGACATCAAGACATTAG TGTTCAACGAGAAGGAGGTGGCACCTCTTTAGGAGGAGGAAGAGCCATTGGAGGCGGAAGGTCAGGAGGCAGAACTGGAGGAAGTAGCATTACTTATGGAGGAAGcacagggggaggaagaggaggggacaTCTCCTTAGGGGACGGAACAGGAGGATCGGGAGGAAGATCATGTGGTATaactggaggaggagaaagaatttTAGGAGCTAATAGTAGTTCTTCCCACTCCTATTCATCTTCCTATGGCCACGCATCTTCTCAGCCATCCAAGTCTGGTGAAAGCTATG caTACTCAAGAAAATCCTTTGATTAA